The Streptomyces sp. HUAS CB01 genome has a segment encoding these proteins:
- a CDS encoding sensor histidine kinase, protein MTGTALAALAAAAAVLLAAGFALGRVTARRGAGTGPDLGTPVERATFHTLHTASLAAPPLRAGLTEDTARKAARRLRSLLGTQALCLTDRETVLAWDGIGADHHQERVMHRVGDVLESGRSQSVRTGCDDVECPLRWAVIAPLTGEEGVLGALVAYGSGESAVLVRAATEVARWVSVQLELAELDRSRTRLIEAEIRALRAQISPHFIFNSLAAIASFVRTDPERARELLLEFADFTRYSFRRHGDFTHLADELRCIEQYLALAGARFGDRLKVTLQIAPEVLPVALPFLCLQPLVENAVKHGLEDAGRTCRISLSAQDAGSEAVVTIEDDGVGMDPAELRRILAREADGSSGIGLSNVDERLRQVYGDDHGLVIETGVGAGMKITVRVPKYRAGVHKTAGGA, encoded by the coding sequence ATGACCGGGACGGCGCTGGCGGCACTCGCCGCGGCCGCGGCCGTGCTGCTCGCCGCCGGTTTCGCCCTCGGCCGGGTCACGGCACGCCGCGGCGCCGGAACCGGACCCGACCTCGGCACGCCGGTCGAACGGGCCACCTTCCACACCCTGCACACCGCCTCCCTCGCCGCGCCGCCGCTGCGCGCCGGGCTCACCGAGGACACCGCCCGCAAGGCGGCCCGCCGGCTGCGCTCACTGCTCGGCACCCAGGCGCTGTGCCTCACCGACCGGGAGACGGTCCTCGCCTGGGACGGGATCGGCGCGGACCACCACCAGGAGCGCGTGATGCACCGCGTCGGCGACGTGCTCGAATCGGGTCGCAGCCAGAGTGTCCGCACCGGCTGCGACGACGTGGAGTGCCCGCTCCGCTGGGCCGTGATCGCCCCCCTGACCGGGGAGGAGGGCGTCCTCGGCGCGCTCGTCGCCTACGGCTCGGGGGAGTCGGCCGTCCTCGTACGAGCCGCCACGGAGGTCGCCCGCTGGGTCTCCGTGCAACTGGAACTCGCCGAGCTCGACCGTTCCCGCACCAGGCTCATCGAGGCCGAGATCCGGGCACTGCGGGCACAGATCTCGCCGCACTTCATCTTCAACTCCCTCGCGGCCATCGCGTCCTTCGTCCGCACCGACCCGGAGCGGGCGCGGGAACTGCTCCTGGAATTCGCCGACTTCACCCGCTACTCCTTCCGGCGGCACGGCGACTTCACCCACCTCGCCGACGAACTGCGCTGTATCGAGCAGTATCTGGCCCTCGCCGGGGCCCGCTTCGGCGACCGGCTGAAGGTGACGCTCCAGATCGCGCCCGAGGTCCTCCCGGTCGCCCTGCCGTTCCTCTGCCTCCAGCCGCTCGTGGAGAACGCGGTGAAGCACGGGCTGGAGGACGCCGGGCGGACCTGCCGGATCTCCCTCTCCGCCCAGGACGCGGGATCGGAGGCCGTGGTCACGATCGAGGACGACGGCGTCGGGATGGACCCGGCCGAACTGCGCCGGATCCTCGCGCGGGAGGCGGACGGCTCCTCCGGCATCGGTCTCTCCAACGTCGACGAGCGGCTGCGGCAGGTGTACGGCGACGACCACGGCCTGGTCATCGAGACGGGGGTCGGGGCCGGGATGAAGATCACCGTACGGGTCCCCAAGTACCGCGCGGGCGTGCACAAGACCGCCGGGGGAGCCTGA
- a CDS encoding zf-HC2 domain-containing protein codes for MNGGNSGVRMTGRPPGSPHVEPLLGAYVLGVLVPAEEARVAGHLTHCGRCRATYLGMADAQALRAACARGDAFGDGAGAGGGGRGEYGGTGGHGGAGGRGGRAR; via the coding sequence GTGAACGGTGGAAACTCGGGCGTCCGTATGACCGGGCGCCCTCCCGGCAGCCCTCATGTGGAGCCGCTGCTCGGCGCGTATGTCCTCGGCGTGCTCGTCCCCGCGGAGGAGGCCCGGGTGGCCGGGCACCTCACCCATTGCGGCCGGTGCCGTGCGACCTACCTCGGCATGGCCGACGCCCAGGCGCTGCGGGCGGCGTGTGCGCGGGGGGACGCCTTCGGCGACGGAGCCGGAGCCGGGGGCGGGGGGCGCGGAGAGTACGGCGGGACCGGCGGCCACGGGGGCGCAGGCGGGCGGGGCGGGCGCGCGCGGTAG
- a CDS encoding DUF6777 domain-containing protein, whose protein sequence is MFVRSPMYRRHAGLATLSAGLSAALLVTGCSSLTDQGQSGSTPSQEVRLQPAAEPGPDPFTPSTATATAVSRQLPAPRASASGAKDVDVRSIRTVLGSTPGLYGGTRSVASCDVEQQIRLLVADQGKAQAFTEGVGVGQEDMPGFLRGLTPVVLRADARVTNHGYRDGVAQRHQVVLQAGTAVLVDEHGSPRVRCASGSPLASPVVTAGPVNEQGKAWQGYDRDRVVVITRAAHVIDTLVLVDIAANTWMERRSGSDGEADQNPKVPPAYDPGLHVADAPQGPQPAGPGVPSDPPPPSPDASGSQSASPGAVRPGVPSAPSRGPDGPPPILPDAPLPDGAGQGIGGPDAGGQGGFDQGGAGQGDGDILISPDSGGGMDQGSGAVGGAGEPQGGPGVILPDAPLPGGAGTGADVPAGGGGSIPG, encoded by the coding sequence ATGTTCGTGCGCTCACCGATGTATCGCCGGCACGCCGGGCTGGCGACGTTGTCGGCCGGCCTGTCGGCCGCACTGCTGGTCACGGGTTGCAGCAGTCTGACGGATCAGGGGCAGTCGGGCTCGACCCCCTCGCAGGAGGTCCGTCTGCAGCCGGCCGCGGAGCCCGGCCCCGATCCGTTCACCCCCTCCACGGCCACCGCGACGGCCGTGTCCCGTCAGCTGCCGGCGCCGCGCGCCTCCGCCTCCGGGGCGAAGGACGTCGACGTGCGGTCCATCCGTACGGTGCTGGGCTCCACGCCCGGACTGTACGGCGGCACCCGGTCCGTCGCGAGCTGCGACGTGGAGCAGCAGATCCGCCTCCTGGTCGCCGACCAGGGCAAGGCGCAGGCCTTCACCGAAGGTGTCGGCGTCGGCCAGGAGGACATGCCGGGGTTCCTGCGGGGGCTCACTCCCGTCGTGCTGCGGGCCGACGCCCGCGTCACCAACCACGGCTACCGCGACGGCGTCGCCCAGCGCCACCAGGTGGTCCTCCAGGCAGGGACCGCCGTGCTCGTCGACGAGCACGGCTCGCCCCGGGTCCGCTGCGCGTCCGGGAGCCCGCTCGCCTCGCCGGTGGTGACCGCCGGGCCGGTGAACGAGCAGGGCAAGGCCTGGCAGGGGTACGACCGCGACCGCGTGGTCGTGATCACCAGGGCCGCCCACGTGATCGACACCCTGGTGCTCGTCGACATCGCCGCCAACACGTGGATGGAGCGCCGGAGCGGGTCGGACGGCGAGGCGGACCAGAACCCGAAGGTGCCGCCCGCGTACGACCCGGGGCTCCACGTCGCCGACGCGCCCCAGGGGCCCCAGCCGGCCGGACCCGGGGTGCCGAGCGACCCGCCGCCGCCGAGCCCCGACGCCTCCGGTTCGCAGTCAGCGTCCCCGGGTGCGGTCCGACCCGGTGTCCCGAGCGCGCCGAGCCGCGGCCCGGACGGTCCGCCGCCGATCCTGCCCGACGCGCCGCTGCCCGACGGGGCCGGTCAGGGCATCGGTGGGCCGGACGCGGGCGGTCAGGGCGGGTTCGACCAGGGCGGCGCGGGTCAGGGCGACGGCGACATCCTGATCTCGCCGGACTCCGGCGGCGGCATGGATCAGGGCTCGGGCGCCGTCGGCGGCGCCGGCGAACCCCAGGGCGGGCCCGGCGTCATCCTTCCGGACGCGCCGCTTCCGGGCGGTGCCGGAACCGGTGCCGACGTGCCCGCCGGCGGCGGCGGGAGCATCCCGGGCTGA
- a CDS encoding LytR/AlgR family response regulator transcription factor, protein MLRVLAVDDEKPALGELLYLLRSDPRVRSADGATDATEALRRISRALDAGPDGEEGIDVVFLDIHMAGLTGLDVARLLAEFARPPLIVFVTAHEGFAVQAFDLKAVDYVLKPVRRERLAEAVRRVSDLTAAARGARQPTPATGADPGQGAGGAAPERTGSAAAGPLVTGSTAPGTAPEQIPVELGGVTRFVPIDEITYVEAQGDYARLHTAEGSHLVRIPLSTLEERWASRGFVRIHRSHLVALGRIDELRLDGGATTVRVGTAELAVSRRHARQLRDLLMRHARG, encoded by the coding sequence ATGCTGCGCGTACTTGCGGTCGACGACGAGAAGCCGGCGCTCGGGGAACTGCTCTACCTCCTGCGCTCCGACCCCCGGGTGCGCAGCGCGGACGGCGCCACCGACGCCACCGAGGCGCTGCGCCGCATCAGCCGGGCGCTCGACGCGGGACCGGACGGGGAGGAGGGCATCGACGTCGTCTTCCTCGACATCCACATGGCCGGGCTCACCGGACTCGACGTGGCCCGGCTGCTCGCGGAGTTCGCCCGGCCGCCGCTGATCGTGTTCGTCACGGCCCATGAGGGCTTCGCCGTGCAGGCGTTCGACCTGAAGGCCGTCGACTACGTCCTCAAACCGGTGCGCAGGGAACGTCTCGCCGAAGCCGTACGCCGGGTCAGCGATCTGACCGCCGCCGCACGGGGGGCCCGGCAGCCGACGCCGGCGACCGGTGCCGACCCGGGGCAGGGGGCAGGCGGGGCGGCCCCGGAGCGGACCGGCTCCGCCGCCGCCGGCCCGCTGGTCACCGGGTCCACCGCACCCGGCACCGCGCCCGAGCAGATCCCCGTGGAGCTCGGCGGCGTGACCCGCTTCGTCCCGATCGACGAGATCACGTACGTCGAGGCCCAGGGCGACTACGCGCGCCTGCACACCGCCGAGGGCAGCCATCTCGTCCGTATCCCGCTGTCCACGCTGGAGGAGCGGTGGGCGTCCCGAGGTTTCGTGCGGATACACCGGAGCCATCTCGTGGCCCTCGGCCGGATCGACGAACTCCGGCTGGACGGGGGCGCCACGACCGTCCGCGTGGGCACGGCGGAGCTCGCCGTGAGCCGTCGCCACGCCCGTCAGCTGCGGGATCTGCTGATGCGCCACGCCCGGGGCTGA
- a CDS encoding SpoIIE family protein phosphatase, with the protein MADRAAGALSLPDDWPANPDLSLALNRMGSFDWDLDSGLMHLDQPALDVFDTPADQYDGRPETLARRFPRGEAARLDELVSQALKNGSAHYGAYFRIRRRNGTLRWTHTQGSVLRDATGRPHRIIGIVRDATQELAESSARVELDAERRRQTSVVESTTAALAHARTVKDVIDVLKDSHGLEHLGATSLVMGLLESGRIHLVAEGPEGSFVPGTRFTRVDEQYPMSEVIRTLVPRFIESKEDFAGSYPRLWPHISGLGITSAAYMPLIAQARPIGALGLLYREKTGFTTEERNLLVALSSSIAQSLQRAMLFEQEHDLAEGLQQAMLPRRIPSVPGARIAVRYRSARLGRDIGGDWYDVIPLPGGRVGAVIGDVQGHDTHAAAVMGQLRIVLRAYAAEGHTPATVMARASVFLHELDTDRFATCIYAEADLTTGVVQMVRAGHVDPLLLDSDGEGRRVPVEGGLPLGLSAEFGRLEYPVATVELDPGQTLLLYTDGLVEQPGADLDDGLRQLTAMIRDGSKNLQLLADQLCEEVDERGGDDDVALLLLQRIGAYAPRTGGRLQQHVAQNDPDALSSARHMIRAAVRAWGAADRSDEIELAADELITNALMHTDGGAIVTVRVLTGSERRLRAEVEDSSSALPRRREAGDAGVSGRGLMLVDRLADVWGVESRGTGKCVWCEFSMPDRPAT; encoded by the coding sequence ATGGCTGATCGGGCAGCGGGGGCCCTGTCGCTTCCCGACGACTGGCCCGCCAACCCGGATCTGAGCCTGGCCCTCAACCGCATGGGCAGCTTCGACTGGGACCTCGACAGCGGGCTGATGCATCTGGATCAGCCCGCTCTCGACGTGTTCGACACGCCCGCCGACCAGTACGACGGCCGTCCCGAGACCCTGGCCCGGCGCTTCCCGCGCGGCGAGGCGGCCCGGCTGGACGAGTTGGTCTCGCAGGCGCTGAAGAACGGCAGCGCCCACTACGGTGCGTACTTCCGCATCCGCCGCCGCAACGGCACCCTGCGCTGGACGCACACCCAGGGATCGGTGCTCCGTGACGCGACGGGCCGGCCCCATCGCATCATCGGCATCGTCCGCGACGCCACCCAGGAGCTCGCCGAGTCCTCCGCCCGCGTCGAGCTCGACGCGGAGCGCCGCCGCCAGACCAGCGTCGTGGAGAGCACCACGGCGGCCCTCGCCCACGCCAGGACCGTCAAGGACGTCATCGACGTGCTCAAGGACTCGCACGGGCTGGAACACCTCGGCGCCACCAGCCTGGTCATGGGGCTCCTGGAGTCCGGCCGCATCCATCTCGTCGCGGAGGGGCCCGAGGGCTCCTTCGTCCCCGGCACCCGCTTCACCCGGGTCGACGAGCAGTACCCGATGAGCGAGGTCATCCGCACCCTGGTGCCCCGGTTCATCGAGTCCAAGGAGGACTTCGCCGGCTCGTACCCGCGGCTGTGGCCGCACATCAGCGGACTCGGCATCACCTCCGCGGCCTACATGCCGCTGATCGCCCAGGCCCGGCCGATCGGCGCGCTCGGCCTGCTCTACCGGGAGAAGACCGGTTTCACGACCGAGGAGCGCAATCTGCTCGTGGCGCTGAGCAGCAGCATCGCGCAGAGCCTGCAGCGGGCCATGCTCTTCGAGCAGGAGCACGACCTGGCCGAAGGGCTGCAGCAGGCGATGCTTCCCCGCCGCATCCCGTCGGTGCCCGGGGCCCGGATCGCGGTGCGCTACCGCTCGGCCCGTCTCGGCCGTGACATCGGCGGCGACTGGTACGACGTGATCCCCCTGCCCGGCGGCCGGGTCGGCGCGGTCATCGGCGACGTACAGGGCCATGACACCCATGCCGCGGCCGTCATGGGGCAACTGCGCATCGTGCTGCGCGCGTACGCGGCCGAAGGGCACACCCCCGCGACGGTGATGGCCCGCGCCTCGGTCTTCCTCCACGAGCTCGACACCGACCGCTTCGCGACGTGCATCTACGCGGAGGCCGATCTCACCACGGGAGTGGTGCAGATGGTCCGCGCCGGCCATGTCGACCCGCTGCTCCTCGACTCCGACGGGGAGGGCCGCCGGGTCCCGGTGGAGGGCGGGCTGCCACTGGGGCTGTCCGCCGAGTTCGGCCGGCTCGAGTACCCGGTCGCCACCGTGGAACTCGACCCCGGGCAGACCCTGTTGCTCTACACCGACGGACTCGTCGAGCAGCCGGGCGCCGACCTCGACGACGGCCTGCGGCAGCTCACGGCCATGATCCGGGACGGCTCCAAGAACCTCCAGCTGCTGGCGGACCAGCTCTGCGAGGAGGTCGACGAGCGGGGCGGCGACGACGACGTCGCCCTGCTGCTGCTCCAGCGCATCGGCGCGTACGCCCCGCGCACCGGCGGGCGGCTCCAGCAGCACGTCGCCCAGAACGACCCCGACGCCCTCAGCTCCGCCCGGCACATGATCCGGGCGGCCGTACGGGCCTGGGGAGCGGCGGACCGCTCGGACGAGATCGAGCTCGCGGCCGACGAACTGATCACCAACGCGCTGATGCACACCGACGGCGGGGCGATCGTGACCGTGCGCGTGCTGACGGGGTCCGAGCGGCGCCTGCGGGCCGAGGTCGAGGACTCCTCCAGCGCCCTGCCCCGGCGGCGGGAGGCGGGGGACGCCGGGGTCTCCGGCCGGGGGCTGATGCTCGTGGACCGGCTTGCGGACGTCTGGGGTGTGGAGTCGCGCGGTACCGGCAAATGCGTGTGGTGCGAGTTCAGCATGCCCGACCGGCCGGCGACCTGA
- a CDS encoding wax ester/triacylglycerol synthase family O-acyltransferase, whose protein sequence is MSTELLAPLDLAFWHLESADHPMHLGALAHFAPPASGDAATPACGSEEILALLASRASAIPRLRMRVRDVLLPVGGAAWTADKDFDVRRHLRQVRLPAGDFAVSAATLAGELMERPLERGLPPWEMYLLTGGPGDPFAVLVKLHHALADGMRAVAIGAGIFDEIAGPLAARARKHGHRSGRSPAAVPPRSWLPGPWQVAGMARGRMEELGRAFGVGASLVGASLARAGRLDPRGAAALSAGSSGTRRLATSVLDLDEVHEVRRVAGGTANDVLLATVAGALRRWMTERGDALPPADPSALVPVSRRRPGGPPGSGNKLSAYLLDLPVTEPDPWARLYAVRDRMDRNKAAGPLRGAGAVAVLADQLPPLAHRFGAPLAGNAARMLFDLLATSVPLPRSALSLGGCPLREIYPMAPLARGQSLAVAMSTYGGRVHFGLVADGKALPDVDRLARAVEEELAALLELVR, encoded by the coding sequence TTGAGCACCGAGCTGCTGGCACCTCTGGATCTGGCCTTCTGGCACCTCGAGTCCGCCGACCACCCGATGCACCTCGGCGCGCTCGCCCACTTCGCCCCGCCCGCGTCCGGGGACGCGGCCACGCCCGCGTGCGGCAGCGAGGAGATCCTCGCCCTGCTCGCCTCCCGTGCCTCGGCGATCCCCCGGCTGCGCATGCGCGTCCGCGACGTCCTGCTGCCCGTGGGCGGTGCCGCCTGGACGGCCGACAAGGACTTCGACGTGCGGCGCCATCTGCGTCAGGTCCGGCTGCCGGCGGGCGACTTCGCGGTGTCGGCGGCGACGCTCGCCGGGGAGCTGATGGAGCGCCCGCTCGAACGGGGGCTGCCGCCCTGGGAGATGTACCTGCTCACCGGAGGCCCAGGGGACCCGTTCGCCGTCCTCGTCAAACTGCACCACGCCCTCGCCGACGGCATGCGGGCCGTCGCCATCGGCGCCGGCATCTTCGACGAGATCGCCGGACCGCTCGCCGCCCGCGCGCGCAAGCACGGCCACAGGTCCGGCCGGAGCCCGGCCGCCGTACCGCCCCGCTCCTGGCTGCCCGGTCCCTGGCAGGTCGCCGGGATGGCCCGCGGCCGCATGGAGGAGCTGGGCCGGGCCTTCGGCGTCGGTGCCTCCCTCGTGGGCGCCTCGCTCGCCCGGGCGGGCCGCCTCGACCCGCGCGGCGCCGCGGCCCTCAGCGCCGGTTCCAGCGGCACCCGCAGGCTCGCCACCTCGGTGCTCGACCTGGACGAGGTGCACGAGGTCCGCCGGGTCGCCGGCGGCACCGCCAACGACGTCCTCCTCGCCACCGTCGCCGGCGCGCTGCGCCGCTGGATGACCGAGCGGGGCGACGCCCTGCCTCCCGCCGACCCCAGTGCCCTCGTCCCCGTGTCCAGGCGCCGGCCGGGCGGTCCGCCCGGCTCCGGCAACAAGCTGTCCGCGTACCTGCTCGACCTGCCCGTCACCGAGCCCGACCCCTGGGCCCGGCTCTACGCGGTCCGCGACCGCATGGACCGGAACAAGGCGGCGGGTCCGCTGCGCGGCGCCGGAGCGGTCGCCGTCCTCGCCGACCAACTGCCGCCGCTCGCACACCGGTTCGGCGCACCCCTGGCCGGGAACGCCGCACGGATGCTGTTCGACCTGCTCGCGACCAGCGTGCCGCTGCCCCGCTCCGCACTCTCGCTCGGCGGCTGCCCGCTGCGCGAGATCTACCCGATGGCACCACTCGCACGTGGACAGTCCCTGGCGGTGGCGATGTCCACGTACGGCGGCCGCGTGCACTTCGGCCTGGTCGCGGACGGGAAGGCCCTGCCCGACGTGGACCGGCTGGCCCGCGCGGTCGAGGAGGAACTGGCCGCGCTGCTGGAGCTCGTCCGCTGA
- a CDS encoding anti-sigma factor family protein, whose amino-acid sequence MNLREQHRDVAAYALGVLDPADAFRFEEHLSECGLCALRLSDFAPVASALGSLAGPGRADEPPAPRLLERLLGEVAALRRRSSRRRLRLVAAAAALIVALPAVAAGLSRGQDGPVAGGPDERITATDGATGVYGAVDLRTKGWGTAVALRMAKLSGPRTCRLVAVARDGREYDVTSWSVPAAGYGTDTPGAEEELDMEVGTALQRDEIGHFEVRTDSGEHLVSLDR is encoded by the coding sequence ATGAATCTGCGGGAGCAGCACCGGGATGTGGCCGCCTACGCGTTGGGCGTCCTCGACCCCGCGGACGCCTTCCGCTTCGAGGAGCACCTGTCGGAATGCGGCCTGTGCGCCCTGCGGCTCTCCGACTTCGCCCCGGTCGCGTCCGCGCTGGGTTCTCTCGCCGGGCCCGGCCGGGCCGACGAACCCCCGGCGCCGCGGCTGCTGGAGCGTCTGCTCGGCGAGGTCGCGGCGCTGCGCCGGCGCAGTTCGCGGCGGAGGCTGCGGCTGGTGGCGGCCGCGGCCGCGCTGATCGTGGCGCTGCCCGCGGTGGCGGCGGGCCTGTCCCGTGGGCAGGACGGCCCGGTCGCGGGCGGCCCCGACGAGCGGATCACGGCCACGGACGGCGCCACCGGTGTGTACGGCGCGGTCGATCTGCGGACCAAGGGCTGGGGCACGGCCGTGGCCCTGCGCATGGCGAAGCTGTCCGGCCCCCGGACCTGCCGGCTGGTCGCCGTCGCCAGGGACGGCAGGGAGTACGACGTCACCAGCTGGTCGGTGCCCGCGGCCGGTTACGGCACGGACACCCCGGGGGCGGAGGAGGAGCTGGACATGGAGGTGGGGACGGCCCTGCAGCGTGACGAGATTGGCCACTTCGAGGTGCGTACCGACAGCGGCGAGCACCTGGTCTCGCTGGACCGCTGA
- a CDS encoding DUF6480 family protein, with the protein MAERRVPPQETPPAEASIAEAHQERPDGGLWEHPVVILSLIVACCVVFAALFIGWTFTL; encoded by the coding sequence ATGGCGGAACGACGCGTACCCCCGCAGGAGACGCCGCCGGCGGAGGCGTCCATCGCCGAGGCACACCAGGAACGTCCGGACGGCGGGCTCTGGGAGCACCCCGTGGTGATCCTTTCGCTGATCGTCGCGTGCTGCGTGGTCTTCGCGGCCCTGTTCATCGGATGGACGTTCACGCTCTGA
- a CDS encoding Fpg/Nei family DNA glycosylase produces MPELPEVEALRDFLDENLVGKEIARVMPVAISVLKTYDPPLGALDGSEVTSVRRHGKFLDIGTGGGLHLLFHLARAGWLHWKDVLPSVVPRPGKGPLALRAALTGGDGFDLTEAGTTKRLAVHLVHDPAEVAGVARLGPDPLADDFDRDAFAALLTGERRQIKGALRDQSLIAGIGNAYSDEILHAARMSPYKLASRLGEEEITGLYEAMRTTLRDAVERSRGLAAGRLKAEKKSGLRVHGRTGLPCPVCGDTIREVSFHDSSLQYCPTCQTGGKPLADRRLSRLLK; encoded by the coding sequence ATGCCGGAACTGCCCGAGGTGGAAGCGCTCAGGGACTTCCTCGACGAGAACCTGGTCGGCAAGGAGATCGCCCGGGTGATGCCCGTGGCGATCAGCGTGCTCAAGACGTACGACCCTCCGCTCGGCGCCCTCGACGGGAGCGAGGTCACCTCCGTACGGCGCCACGGCAAGTTCCTCGACATCGGCACCGGCGGCGGACTGCACCTCCTCTTCCACCTCGCCCGGGCGGGGTGGCTGCACTGGAAGGACGTCCTGCCGTCGGTAGTGCCCCGTCCGGGCAAGGGCCCCCTGGCCCTGCGCGCCGCGCTCACCGGCGGGGACGGCTTCGACCTGACCGAGGCGGGCACGACGAAGCGGCTCGCCGTCCATCTCGTGCACGACCCGGCCGAGGTCGCCGGTGTCGCCCGGCTCGGACCCGACCCGCTCGCCGACGACTTCGACCGCGACGCCTTCGCCGCGCTCCTCACCGGGGAGCGCCGGCAGATCAAGGGGGCGCTGCGCGACCAGAGCCTCATCGCCGGAATCGGCAACGCCTACAGCGACGAGATCCTGCACGCCGCGAGGATGTCGCCGTACAAGCTCGCCTCCCGTCTCGGGGAGGAAGAGATCACCGGCCTGTACGAGGCGATGCGCACGACGCTCAGGGACGCCGTCGAGCGCTCGCGGGGCCTGGCCGCGGGCCGGCTGAAAGCCGAGAAGAAGAGCGGGCTGAGGGTGCACGGCCGCACCGGTCTGCCCTGCCCGGTGTGCGGCGACACCATCCGCGAGGTGTCGTTCCACGACTCGTCGCTGCAGTACTGCCCCACGTGCCAGACCGGCGGCAAACCGCTCGCCGACCGGAGGCTGTCTCGGCTGCTCAAGTGA
- a CDS encoding cation acetate symporter: protein MNQTYAVTAVTFVVLATVLIGALGLRISRTTSDFYVASRTVNPGLNAAAISGEYLSAASFLGIAGLVLLQGPDMLWYPVGYTAGYLVLLVLVAAPLRRSGAYTLSDFAEARLESSAVRRLASLFVVGIAWLYLLPQLQGAGLTLEILTGAPDWFGGLLVAVVVTGAVAAGGMRSITFVQAFQYWLKLTALLVPALFLVAAWAGDDAPRARFDAPAVLREHTAVRIDDTVRIELDTPLSVGVAGTVDGTRHEGRQIILDEGTHRVESGTTLTFPPGTDIPERASTGADPASWSQPLAGGRDGYQLYATYGLILATFLGTMGLPHVAVRFYTSPNGRAARRTTLVVLGLIGAFYLLPPVYGALGRIYAPELALTGDADAAVLVLPERMVGGLAGDLLGALLAGGAFAAFLSTASGLTMSVAGVLSQDVLPSRGVRHFRLATVLAMAVPLAVSVVATNVPVADAVGLAFAVSASSFCPLLVLGIWWRGLTPPGAAAGLVAGGGAALTAVMATRAGLAPEGWPHTLMAWPAVWSVPLGFLTMILVSLATPRHVPSGAAAILARLHLPEDLVGRPQNEGVQR, encoded by the coding sequence GTGAACCAGACCTATGCGGTGACGGCCGTGACCTTCGTCGTTCTGGCGACGGTCCTCATCGGCGCCCTGGGCCTGCGCATCTCCCGGACGACCTCGGACTTCTACGTCGCCTCGCGCACCGTCAACCCCGGGCTGAACGCCGCCGCCATCAGCGGCGAGTACCTCTCCGCCGCCTCCTTCCTCGGCATCGCGGGCCTGGTGCTCCTGCAGGGCCCGGACATGCTCTGGTACCCGGTCGGCTACACCGCCGGCTATCTCGTGCTGCTCGTCCTCGTCGCCGCGCCGCTGCGGCGCTCGGGCGCGTACACGCTCTCCGACTTCGCCGAGGCACGGCTCGAGTCGTCCGCGGTACGACGACTCGCCAGCCTGTTCGTCGTCGGCATCGCCTGGCTCTATCTGCTGCCCCAGCTCCAGGGCGCGGGGCTCACCCTGGAGATCCTCACCGGTGCGCCCGACTGGTTCGGCGGACTCCTCGTCGCCGTCGTCGTCACGGGCGCCGTCGCCGCGGGCGGCATGCGCTCCATCACGTTCGTGCAGGCGTTCCAGTACTGGCTGAAGCTCACCGCCCTGCTGGTTCCCGCCCTGTTCCTCGTCGCCGCCTGGGCGGGCGACGACGCGCCCCGTGCGCGCTTCGACGCGCCCGCCGTCCTGCGCGAGCACACGGCGGTCCGGATCGACGACACCGTACGGATCGAACTCGACACCCCGTTGTCCGTCGGGGTGGCCGGCACGGTCGACGGCACCCGGCACGAGGGGCGGCAGATCATCCTCGACGAGGGCACCCACCGCGTCGAGTCGGGCACCACGCTCACCTTCCCCCCGGGCACGGACATACCCGAACGGGCGTCCACCGGCGCCGACCCCGCCAGCTGGTCCCAGCCGCTCGCGGGCGGACGCGACGGGTACCAGCTGTACGCCACCTACGGGCTGATCCTCGCCACGTTCCTCGGCACCATGGGCCTGCCGCACGTCGCCGTCCGCTTCTACACGAGCCCCAACGGCCGCGCGGCGCGCCGCACCACGCTCGTCGTCCTCGGCCTGATCGGCGCGTTCTACCTGCTCCCTCCCGTGTACGGGGCCCTCGGCCGGATCTACGCCCCCGAACTCGCCCTGACCGGCGACGCCGACGCCGCCGTGCTCGTCCTGCCGGAGCGGATGGTCGGCGGACTCGCGGGCGACCTGCTCGGCGCGCTCCTCGCCGGCGGTGCGTTCGCCGCCTTCCTGTCCACCGCGTCCGGGCTCACCATGTCCGTCGCCGGAGTCCTCAGCCAGGACGTCCTCCCCTCGCGCGGCGTACGGCACTTCCGGCTCGCGACCGTCCTCGCCATGGCGGTGCCGCTCGCCGTCAGCGTCGTCGCCACGAACGTGCCGGTCGCCGACGCCGTCGGACTGGCCTTCGCCGTATCCGCCTCCTCCTTCTGCCCGCTGCTCGTCCTCGGCATCTGGTGGCGCGGACTCACCCCGCCCGGCGCCGCGGCCGGACTGGTCGCCGGCGGCGGCGCCGCGCTGACCGCCGTCATGGCCACCCGCGCGGGACTCGCCCCCGAGGGCTGGCCCCACACCCTCATGGCCTGGCCCGCCGTCTGGTCCGTACCGCTCGGCTTCCTCACCATGATCCTGGTGTCGCTCGCGACGCCCCGCCACGTACCCTCCGGCGCCGCCGCGATCCTCGCGCGCCTCCATCTGCCGGAAGACCTCGTCGGACGGCCGCAGAACGAAGGGGTACAGCGATGA